Proteins encoded by one window of Crassostrea angulata isolate pt1a10 chromosome 9, ASM2561291v2, whole genome shotgun sequence:
- the LOC128164276 gene encoding D-3-phosphoglycerate dehydrogenase-like yields the protein MSFNLSSVLISDEVDQKCVKILQENGIKVLKNSKLSKEELLKEIPNYDGLIVRSATKVTADVIAAGKKLKIIGRAGTGVDNIDCNEATKRGIIVMNTPGGNTLSAAELTCTLICCVSRNVHSGDRAMKEKKWSERKALMGSELYGKTLGIVGLGRIGKEVALRMQSFGMKTIGFDPIIPAEVSAEFGVQSMSLEELWPLVDFITVHTPLIPQTKNLINDAVFAKCKKGVRVINVARGGIIDEEALLRALESGQCGGAGLDVFTSEPPADFTLAQHPKVVATPHLGASTSEAQERVAVEIAEQFVDLAKGKKLFGAINANAMTNALSEESRAWVTLGQRLGQLAGSIGGQATDQIKVTACGASLKQAGSYLSAAVLAGYLATKQQAGGDGIILNLVNAPAMAKEQNLQVEISNVDQCCRPYSACVTVDLGGGLKATGTTCSGGAVLLSLQGQDFPAPATLSGTTVVFSAADNAQLLSAVSGAFVGENVTSLTLSAAGGGDRWGVVNFLAPPSQKSIDNLKGVVKAMSAISF from the exons ATGTCGTTTAATTTGAGCTCCGTACTAATTTCCGATGAAGTTGACCAGAAATGCGTCAAAATTCTTCAAGAAAATGGAATTAAAGTGTTGAAAAATTCCAAGCTCTCAAAAGAGGAACTTCTGAAAGAAATTCCC AATTATGACGGACTCATCGTTCGGTCAGCCACAAAGGTAACTGCTGATGTCATCGCAGCGGGAAAGAAACTGAAGATCATTGGCCGGGCGGGCACAGGGGTGGACAACATTGACTGCAATGAGGCCACCAAAAGGGGAATCATAGTCATGAA TACACCTGGCGGGAATACTCTCAGTGCTGCCGAGTTAACCTGTACGCTTATCTGTTGTGTATCAAG AAATGTACACAGTGGAGATCGGGccatgaaagaaaagaaatggtCAGAAAGGAAAGCACTAATGGGATCAGAACTCTATGGAAAGACCCTTGGAATTGTGGGATTAGGTCGCATTGGGAAAGAAGTAGCTCTTAGGATGCAGTCATTTGGAATGAAG ACCATTGGGTTCGACCCAATCATCCCAGCTGAGGTCAGTGCGGAGTTCGGAGTTCAGTCCATGTCTCTGGAAGAGTTGTGGCCCTTAGTTGACTTCATCACCGTCCACACCCCTCTGATTCCTCAAACCAAAA ATCTCATTAACGATGCAGTGTTTGCCAAATGTAAGAAGGGAGTGAGGGTGATCAATGTTGCCCGCGGGGGCATTATTGACGAGGAGGCCCTGCTGAGGGCCCTGGAGTCAGGGCAGTGTGGAGGGGCAGGTCTGGATGTGTTTACCTCT GAGCCTCCAGCTGATTTTACACTAGCTCAGCATCCTAAGGTTGTAGCAACACCCCATTTAGGAGCAAGCACTTCAGAGGCCCAAGAGAGGGTTGCTGTAGAAATAGCTGAACAATTTGTGGATCTTGCCAAAGGGAAGAAACTCTTTGGAGCA ATAAATGCCAATGCCATGACCAATGCTTTATCAGAGGAGTCCAGAGCTTGGGTGACCTTGGGACAGAGGCTAGGTCAGCTTGCAGGGTCAATAGGAGGTCAAGCGACTGACCAAATTAAAGTAACTGCATGTG GTGCCTCTCTGAAACAAGCCGGCTCTTACCTTAGTGCAGCTGTACTAGCAGGTTACTTAGCAACAAAACAACAGGCAGGGGGCGATGGTATTATACTGAATTTGGTCAATGCACCTGCCATGGCCAAAGAACAAAACTTACAG GTGGAAATCTCCAATGTTGATCAATGCTGCAGGCCCTACTCAGCCTGTGTGACTGTTGACCTTGGGGGTGGGTTAAAGGCCACTGGGACCACTTGTAGCGGAGGGGCTGTTCTCCTGTCACTCCAGGGCCAGGATTTCCCTGCCCCCGCCACTCTGTCAGGGACCACTGTGGTTTTCTCCGCCGCTGACAATGCCCAGCTACTCTCTGCTGTATCTG GTGCTTTTGTAGGGGAAAACGTGACCAGTCTAACCCTGTCAGCTGCTGGGGGTGGAGATAGGTGGGGTGTGGTGAACTTCTTAGCCCCGCCCTCCCAGAAAAGTATAGACAACTTGAAGGGCGTGGTCAAAGCCATGAGTgctatttcattttaa